In Phormidium ambiguum IAM M-71, a genomic segment contains:
- a CDS encoding nitrate ABC transporter ATP-binding protein (This model describes the ATP binding subunits of ATP-binding cassette (ABC) transporters for nitrate transport, or for bicarbonate transport, in bacteria and archaea.), with protein sequence MSVFVAVDNIDKVFELTNGGEYVALKGINLEIKKGEFVSLIGHSGCGKSTLLNMIAGLDLPTEGVVTLESKRITKPGPDRMVVFQNYSLLPWLNVRENIELAVDEVMGDLPKGERKSIVEKHIDMVGLRPHADKQPAMLSGGQKQRVAIARALAIRPKLLLLDEPFGALDALTRGNLQERLMEICDEYKVTSVMVTHDVDEAVLLSDRIVMLTNGPGSKIGQILDVDIPRPRKRMEVVNHPNYYSLRSEMIYFLNRQKQVKKRQASKAQVAISRNNLEKVNLEIGFVPLTACAPLAVAKERGFFAKYGLEDVKLIREPSWRGIVDDMVAGQLDAAQMPAGMPLWLTLGGNGGQSVPVVTSLTMARNGNAITLAKRFYEQGIYTLSDLKKYLQKSKDQQHIFGMVHPSSMHNLLLRYWLAAGGIDPDKDVSLAVIPPAQMVSNLQSGNIDGYCVGEPWNIRAAVEGIGFSIATDLEIWLGHPGKVLGVREDWAAAYPRTHLALVTALLEAAQFCSQERHYEEVRQILARPEYVGTDIEYIQIGDPNVAICSLEHHREYAHHLFFGEGVNRPSRTEHLWILTQMARWDKVPFPRNWLEIMERLCRVDVFSMAARELGLFDFSYTRGKIELFDGITFNSEDPLAYLAQQKIKREFRIEEVALPVPGRLKVA encoded by the coding sequence ATGTCTGTTTTCGTTGCAGTTGACAATATCGACAAGGTTTTTGAACTAACTAACGGCGGTGAATATGTCGCCCTCAAAGGAATAAACCTGGAAATTAAAAAAGGGGAATTTGTTTCTTTAATTGGTCACTCTGGTTGCGGTAAATCGACTTTATTAAACATGATTGCGGGTTTAGATTTACCAACTGAAGGAGTAGTGACTTTAGAAAGTAAAAGAATCACCAAACCGGGGCCCGATCGCATGGTGGTGTTTCAAAATTACTCATTACTGCCTTGGTTAAATGTGCGAGAAAACATCGAATTGGCAGTAGATGAAGTAATGGGAGATCTGCCGAAAGGTGAGAGAAAATCGATCGTAGAAAAGCACATTGATATGGTAGGTTTGCGACCCCATGCAGACAAACAACCAGCGATGCTTTCCGGGGGACAAAAACAAAGAGTTGCGATCGCCCGTGCCCTAGCAATTCGTCCGAAACTATTACTATTAGATGAACCCTTTGGCGCATTAGACGCATTAACCAGAGGGAACTTACAAGAAAGATTGATGGAAATTTGCGACGAGTACAAAGTGACATCGGTGATGGTAACACACGATGTTGATGAAGCGGTACTTTTGTCCGATCGCATTGTCATGTTAACCAATGGGCCTGGTTCCAAAATTGGGCAGATTTTAGATGTAGATATTCCCCGTCCGCGCAAACGGATGGAGGTAGTAAATCACCCGAATTATTACAGCTTACGGAGTGAAATGATCTACTTCTTAAACCGTCAAAAACAAGTGAAAAAGCGGCAAGCTAGCAAAGCCCAAGTTGCTATTTCTCGCAACAATTTAGAAAAGGTAAATTTGGAAATTGGTTTTGTACCTTTAACAGCTTGTGCGCCATTAGCAGTAGCTAAAGAAAGAGGATTCTTCGCTAAATACGGTTTAGAAGATGTTAAATTAATTCGGGAACCTAGCTGGCGTGGCATTGTTGATGACATGGTAGCCGGACAATTAGATGCTGCCCAAATGCCAGCCGGGATGCCTTTGTGGTTAACTTTAGGTGGTAATGGTGGACAATCAGTTCCGGTTGTTACTTCCCTAACAATGGCAAGAAATGGTAATGCAATTACCTTAGCCAAACGCTTTTATGAACAAGGAATTTACACCTTATCCGATCTGAAAAAATACCTGCAAAAATCCAAAGACCAACAGCACATTTTTGGGATGGTACATCCTTCTTCAATGCACAATTTGCTGTTGCGATATTGGTTAGCAGCAGGGGGAATCGATCCTGATAAAGATGTTAGCTTAGCGGTAATTCCTCCTGCCCAGATGGTATCGAATTTGCAATCAGGAAATATTGACGGTTATTGTGTTGGTGAACCTTGGAATATTCGGGCAGCAGTTGAAGGAATTGGATTTTCGATCGCCACTGACTTAGAAATTTGGTTAGGACATCCCGGAAAAGTTTTGGGAGTTCGTGAAGACTGGGCGGCTGCATATCCCAGAACCCATTTAGCATTAGTAACCGCCCTTTTAGAAGCAGCACAATTCTGTTCCCAAGAACGTCACTATGAAGAAGTCCGGCAAATTTTAGCCAGACCAGAATATGTAGGAACTGACATTGAATATATTCAAATTGGCGATCCTAACGTCGCAATTTGCAGTTTAGAACATCACCGAGAATACGCCCATCATCTATTTTTTGGAGAAGGCGTTAACCGTCCTAGCCGTACCGAACACTTGTGGATTTTGACTCAAATGGCACGTTGGGATAAAGTTCCATTCCCAAGAAATTGGTTAGAAATTATGGAACGTTTGTGCCGAGTAGATGTCTTTAGTATGGCAGCGCGAGAATTAGGCTTATTCGACTTTAGTTACACACGCGGAAAAATCGAATTATTTGATGGCATCACTTTCAACTCTGAAGATCCACTAGCTTATTTAGCCCAGCAAAAAATCAAACGCGAATTCCGCATAGAAGAAGTTGCTTTGCCCGTTCCCGGAAGATTGAAAGTTGCTTGA
- a CDS encoding nitrate ABC transporter ATP-binding protein (This model describes the ATP binding subunits of ATP-binding cassette (ABC) transporters for nitrate transport, or for bicarbonate transport, in bacteria and archaea.): MPTKTTQTTKTSLAVKSSKKDPFLNFENVSKAFPTPKGPYVVLEDVNLKIQEGEFICVIGHSGCGKSTLLNMVSGFSRPTTGEVRLRSHPITKPGPDRMVVFQNYALLPWLTAFENIYLAVDAVHPEKSQSEKEEIVKYNLNLVGLTEAANKKPQQLSGGMKQRISIARALSIRPEVLILDEPFGALDAITKEELQEELLKIWNDIRMTVLMITHDIDEALFLADRLVMMTNGPRANIGEILNIPFPRPRDRTRIMEDPEYYNLRNYALDYLFRRFAHDDE; this comes from the coding sequence ATGCCAACCAAAACAACCCAAACAACCAAAACCTCCTTAGCAGTAAAATCAAGCAAAAAAGATCCTTTTTTAAACTTTGAAAACGTCTCCAAAGCCTTTCCCACACCCAAAGGGCCTTATGTGGTTTTAGAAGACGTTAACCTGAAAATTCAAGAAGGAGAATTTATCTGCGTCATCGGACACTCAGGTTGCGGAAAATCCACCTTATTAAACATGGTTTCTGGTTTTTCCCGACCAACGACTGGGGAAGTAAGATTACGATCGCACCCGATCACCAAACCAGGGCCCGATCGCATGGTCGTATTCCAAAACTATGCCCTATTACCTTGGTTAACCGCCTTTGAAAATATATATTTGGCAGTTGATGCAGTTCACCCAGAAAAATCTCAGTCCGAAAAAGAGGAGATAGTCAAATACAATTTAAACTTGGTCGGACTCACAGAAGCAGCTAACAAAAAACCGCAGCAACTTTCTGGGGGAATGAAACAGCGGATTTCGATCGCCCGTGCCCTATCAATTCGCCCCGAAGTATTAATTTTAGACGAACCCTTCGGCGCGTTAGATGCGATCACCAAAGAAGAATTACAAGAAGAACTGCTGAAAATTTGGAACGATATTCGGATGACAGTGTTGATGATTACTCACGACATCGATGAAGCCTTATTTTTAGCCGATCGCTTGGTAATGATGACCAATGGCCCACGCGCCAACATCGGGGAAATCCTCAACATTCCTTTTCCCCGTCCGCGCGATCGTACTCGAATCATGGAAGACCCGGAATATTATAACCTCCGCAACTATGCTCTCGATTACCTATTCCGGCGTTTTGCCCACGATGATGAGTAA